In the Oncorhynchus keta strain PuntledgeMale-10-30-2019 chromosome 14, Oket_V2, whole genome shotgun sequence genome, one interval contains:
- the LOC118393419 gene encoding transcriptional and immune response regulator-like produces MTSYIVSSDSRRVSPSVHGNKFDTAYRKKAVPNIFENVNQDAVMRLFEKTGDKKAEERVRSIFSFTQDPAETAKALMALKQRKKDKFFQIVGLVRHMLKLR; encoded by the coding sequence ATGACTAGCTACATTGTATCCTCCGACTCTCGCCGTGTCAGCCCATCGGTCCACGGGAACAAATTCGACACTGCCTACCGCAAGAAGGCCGTGCCCAACATATTCGAGAACGTCAACCAGGACGCGGTGATGAGGCTGTTCGAGAAAACCGGGGACAAGAAAgcggaggagagggtgaggagcaTCTTCTCCTTCACGCAGGACCCAGCGGAGACGGCCAAAGCTCTGATGGCGCTCAAGCAGCGAAAGAAGGACAAGTTCTTCCAGATCGTGGGCCTGGTTCGCCACATGCTGAAACTGCGTTGA
- the LOC118393416 gene encoding zinc metalloproteinase-disintegrin-like brevilysin H2a, which yields MTHTRLLWIFTLTASLNLSVSHGPLEGDYEVVRPIRLHTLRKRETESSRPEMLKYAMRVGGRDIEMHLEKNRELLTKDYSETYYTEDGTPVTSTPQDMDHCYYHGSIVDDSESTVSMSTCDGLSGYFRTAAQRYLIEPLSGGDDGDHAVLKYEDQSSKPMLCGVTNSTWNEDYPFIASRSRSRASGQSILQQQKYVELVLVADNREFKKMESNRGELRKRIFEVVNFVNMVYKPLNTFIALVGLEVWSDSDKISVTAPAGATLDAFTTWRNNVLVKTKPHDNAHLISGIDFEGSTVGLAFIGTLCSGHSAGVVQDHNPRAIAVGATLAHEMGHNLGMNHDDSSVCACSGNSCVMAGALSWDIPKSFSSCSSLSYDQFLNNRNPECLLNKPDYRNVESTPVCGNGFLERGEECDCGSLEECANPCCNATSCTLTKGSECAAGECCEDCKIMASSTECRRKHDDCDLAEYCTGNSAVCPEDVFSVNGISCDRGRGYCRNGQCPQHHDQCVKMYGPSAEKATTYCYNQNTRGLYYAYCRRPSQDQFIPCQSQDVQCGKLFCKNGNDDPNYGRMVKFSDCKATFYGDHTSDFGQVNTGTKCNDGKVCSENECVDLETAYGPKATNCSARCKGHAVCNHRMECQCDPGWSLPGCDTKDGSFTGLSREGVIGIAVTVPLLLLAAIAGAVAVFLKKRRQSPTLPSHHTQKKSHDVDNHIHKLPIPSQNKAMPQQPKRPKVAPPPPPPAANQSQVPVYDFRAARQALRPPPPRV from the exons ATGACACATACACGTCTATTGTGGATCTTTACCCTAACTGCCTCCCTCAATCTCTCAG TGAGTCATGGTCCTCTTGAAGGAGACTATGAGGTAGTCCGACCCATCAGACTACATACTCTGCGGAAAAGAGAAACCGAG TCATCCAGGCCAGAAATGTTGAAGTATGCAATGAGAGTGGGTGGGAGAGACATTGAGATGCATCTGGAGAAGAATAG GGAATTACTCACGAAAGACTATAGTGAGACTTACTACACTGAGGATGGCACACCAGTCACCTCTACGCCTCAGGATATG GATCACTGCTACTATCATGGCAGTATTGTGGATGACAGTGAGTCTACGGTCAGCATGAGCACCTGCGATGGACTCAG tGGATATTTCAGAACGGCCGCCCAAAGGTACCTGATTGAGCCCCTGTCAGGGGGGGATGATGGGGATCACGCAGTGCTAAAATACGAGGACCAGAGCTCCAAGCCTATGCTGTGTGGAGTCACTAATTCTACCTGGAACGAAGACTACCCTTTCATTGCTAGCAGGAGCCGTTCTCGAGCCTCA GGTCAATCTATACTTCAACAGCAAAAATATGTTGAGCTTGTCCTCGTTGCAGACAACCGTGAG TTCAAGAAGATGGAGAGTAATCGGGGAGAGCTGCGTAAGAGGATATTTGAAGTGGTTAACTTTGTCAACATG GTGTATAAGCCCCTCAACACCTTTATTGCCCTGGTTGGTCTGGAGGTGTGGTCAGACAGTGATAAGATATCAGTGACCGCCCCTGCTGGCGCCACCCTGGACGCCTTTACCACGTGGAGGAACAATGTCCTGGTCAAGACTAAGCCCCACGACAACGCACACCTCATCAG TGGCATTGACTTTGAGGGATCGACGGTGGGTCTGGCCTTTATCGGGACTCTATGTTCAGGTCATTCTGCTGGGGTGGTGCAG GATCACAACCCCAGGGCCATAGCTGTGGGGGCCACATTGGCCCACGAGATGGGCCACAACCTGGGCATGAACCACGATGACTCCAGTGTCTGTGCTTGTTCTGGGAATAGCTGTGTAATGGCTGGGGCCCTCAG CTGGGATATCCCAAAGTCATTCAGTAGCTGCAGTAGTTTGAGCTATGACCAGTTCCTGAATAATCGTAACCCTGAGTGCCTACTGAACAAGCCAGACTACCGAAATGTGGAATCGACCCCAGTGTGTGGGAATGGctttctggagagaggagaggagtgtgatTGTGGCTCCCTGGAG GAGTGTGCAAACCCTTGCTGTAATGCCACCAGCTGCACACTGACCAAAGGCTCAGAGTGTGCTGCAGGAGAGTGCTGTGAAGACTGTAAG ATCATGGCCTCGTCCACAGAGTGCAGAAGGAAACATGACGACTGTGACCTAGCGGAGTACTGCACAGGGAATTCAGCCGTCTGTCCTGAGGACGTCTTCTCTGTCAATGGGATCTCCTGTGACAGAGGGAGGGGCTACTGCCGCAACGGCCAGTGTCCACAGCATCATGACCAGTGTGTGAAAATGTATGGCCCAT CTGCTGAAAAGGCaacaacgtactgctataaccAGAACACCAGAGGACTGTACTATGCCTACTGCAGACGGCCTTCACAGGACCAGTTCATCCCCTGCCAGAGCCA AGATGTGCAGTGCGGGAAACTCTTCTGCAAGAACGGTAATGATGACCCCAACTATGGTCGCATGGTGAAATTCTCCGACTGCAAAGCCACATTCTACGGTGATCACACCAGTGACTTTGGACAGGTGAACACGGGGACCAAGTGTAATGATGGGAAG GTGTGCAGCGAGAACGAGTGTGTGGATCTCGAGACGGCCTACGGACCCAAAGCCACCAACTGCTCAGCACGGTGCAAAGGACATGCT GTGTGTAATCACAGAATGGAGTGCCAGTGTGACCCTGGATGGTCACTTCCAGGCTGTGATACAAAGGATGGAAGCTTCACGGGCCTCTCCAGAG AAGGAGTGATTGGCATTGCGGTGACAGTCCCTCTGCTGCTTCTGGCTGCTATTGCTGGGGCAGTGGCTGTGTTCCTAAAGAAGCGACGACAGTCCCCCACTCTGCCTAG CCACCATACCCAGAAGAAAAGCCATGACGTGGACAACCACATCCATAAACTGCCAATTCCCAGCCAAAATAAAGCTATGCCACAGCAG CCCAAGCGACCAAAAGTAGCTCCGCCCCCACCCCCTCCAGCTGCTAACCAATCACAAGTCCCGGTCTATGACTTCAGGGCCGCACGACAG GCTCtgagaccaccaccaccacgtgTCTGA